In Colletotrichum higginsianum IMI 349063 chromosome 1, whole genome shotgun sequence, one genomic interval encodes:
- a CDS encoding Integral membrane protein, with protein MKAFAASSLAAALYAATASADPLQACPNDICFRVAVPRAASSSGSGNLYFQMSAPTSYQWVSLGSGSTMSNSNMFIMYTDGNGNVTVSARTARGHTMPQVSQGTTLELLAGSGIENGKMIANVRCTNCATWSTGSLALNSATSSWIAAWRAGGAINSASASQSIQQHDDQTSFSLDLTQATVQTDSNPFVGTSGGGNGSGSGTGSGSGSGNGGSTSGGGVVFNGGGGMSNVLLAHGIIMSIVFIFLYPVGAILMPLLGKWMAHAAWQSVAFLLMWAGFGTGYVYARDNGYLFAQTHTLLGTVVVAMLAIQPFLGVAHHKYYKQNQARGIVSHAHIWYGRALMVLGIINGGLGLELASSSRAYVIAYSVIAAIIGAAWIGSAAWGEMRRSKHTTAVKREQSHESPESQQRIPYRQKK; from the exons ATGAAGGCTTTTGCAGCTTCTTCCCTAGCAGCCGCGCTTT ACGCGGCGACAGCCTCCGCCGACCCCCTTCAAGCATGCCCCAATGATATCTGCTTCAGGGTCGCGGTCCCCCGGGCCGCTTCCAGCTCCGGCAGCGGAAACCTGTACTTTCAGATGTCGGCCCCGACTAGCTACCAATGGGTTTCTCTGGGATCCGGCTCGACCATGTCCAACTCGAACATGTTTATCATGTACACTGACGGCAATGGCAACGTCACTGTTAGCGCTCGTACCGCGCGCGGTCACACTATGCCCCAGGTCTCCCAGGGCACCACGcttgagctcctcgccggctcTGGTATCGAGAACGGAAAGATGATCGCCAACGTCCGTTGCACCAACTGTGCGACATGGAGCACCGGCTCCCTGGCCCTCAACTCGGCCACCAGCTCTTGGATTGCGGCTTGGAGGGCCGGCGGCGCTATCAACtcggccagcgccagccAGAGCATCCAGCAGCATGACGATCAAACCAGCTTTTCCCTGGACCTGACCCAGGCGACTGTCCAGACCGACAGCAACCCGTTTGTGGGCACTTCTGGTGGTGGTAACGGCAGCGGTAGCGGCACCGGAAGTGGCAGCGGAAGCGGAAACGGCGGCTccaccagcggcggcggtgttgtATTTaacggaggcggcggcatgtCCAACGTCCTCCTCGCTCACGGCATCATAATGTCGATCGTGTTTATCTTCTTGTACCCTGTCGGTGCCATCCTCATGCCCTTGTTGGGTAAGTGGATGGCCCACGCTGCTTGGCAGTCTGTCGCCTTCCTCCTCATGTGGGCCGGCTTCGGCACTGGCTACGTGTACGCCCGCGACAACGGTTAT CTCTTTGCCCAAACCCACACGTTGCTGGGCACTGTAGTCGTTGCCATGCTGGCTATCCAGCCGTTCCTTGGAGTGGCACACCACAAGTACTACAAGCAGAACCAAGCCCGAGGCATTGTCAGCCACGCCCACATTTGGTACGGTAGGGCTCTGATGGTGCTTGGAATCATCAACGGCGGGctgggcctcgagctcgctAGCTCGTCGCGGGCCTATGTCATTGCGTACTCTGTCATTGCTGCTATAATCGGCGCCGCGTGGATTGGATCCGCGGCTTGGGGCGAGATGCGCAGGTCAAAGCACACCACCGCCGTCAAGCGCGAGCAGAGCCATGAGTCTCCGGAGTCTCAGCAGCGCATCCCCTACCGCCAAAAGAAATAA